One stretch of Croceibacterium atlanticum DNA includes these proteins:
- a CDS encoding phosphoserine transaminase — protein MTDNSVPSRKPARPFFSSGPCAKPPGWSPEKLQIDSLGRSHRSKLGKARLALCIDLIREVLEVPETHLVGIVPGSDTGAVEMAMWTMLGGRPVTTLAWESFGEGWVTDAVKQLKIEPTVLRADYGQLPDLKQVDWSNDVIFTWNGTTSGVCVPNGDWISADRDGLAIADATSAVFAQDIAWDKVDVLTFSWQKVLGGEGAHGVLILGPRAVERLENFTPSWPLPKVFRLAKGGKLIDGIFTGATINTPSMLAVEDAIFALEWAKSIGGLAGMKARANANAQALDKIVQERSWLGHLAQDPASRSNTSVCLTVEGADTDFIKKFAKLLEEQDAAYDIAGYRDAPAGLRIWCGATVDTADIEALGPWLDWAYAQLTANS, from the coding sequence ATGACTGATAATAGCGTACCTTCGCGCAAGCCTGCGCGTCCTTTTTTCTCTTCCGGTCCCTGCGCGAAGCCGCCGGGCTGGTCCCCTGAAAAACTCCAAATCGATTCGCTCGGTCGCTCGCACCGCTCGAAACTCGGCAAGGCGCGGCTCGCGCTTTGTATCGATCTGATTCGCGAAGTGCTCGAAGTGCCCGAAACGCACCTCGTCGGCATCGTGCCCGGTTCCGATACCGGCGCGGTGGAAATGGCGATGTGGACCATGCTGGGCGGTCGCCCGGTCACGACGCTTGCCTGGGAAAGCTTTGGTGAAGGTTGGGTCACCGATGCCGTCAAGCAGCTCAAGATCGAACCGACCGTGCTGCGTGCCGATTACGGCCAGCTGCCCGACCTGAAGCAGGTCGACTGGTCGAACGATGTCATCTTCACCTGGAACGGCACCACCTCCGGCGTGTGCGTCCCCAATGGTGACTGGATTTCCGCCGACCGTGATGGCCTGGCCATTGCAGATGCCACCAGCGCTGTGTTTGCGCAGGACATCGCCTGGGACAAGGTCGATGTGCTGACCTTCTCCTGGCAGAAAGTGCTGGGCGGTGAAGGCGCGCATGGCGTGCTGATCCTTGGCCCCCGCGCGGTGGAGCGGCTGGAAAACTTTACTCCGTCCTGGCCGCTGCCCAAGGTTTTCCGCCTGGCGAAGGGTGGCAAGCTGATCGATGGCATCTTCACGGGCGCCACGATCAACACCCCTTCCATGCTGGCGGTCGAAGATGCGATCTTCGCGCTGGAATGGGCCAAGTCGATTGGCGGCCTGGCCGGCATGAAAGCCCGCGCCAACGCCAATGCGCAGGCGCTGGACAAGATCGTTCAGGAACGCAGCTGGCTTGGCCATCTGGCGCAGGATCCGGCCAGCCGGTCCAACACCAGTGTCTGCCTGACGGTGGAAGGCGCCGATACGGATTTCATCAAGAAATTCGCGAAGCTGCTGGAAGAGCAGGATGCCGCCTATGACATCGCCGGTTACCGCGATGCCCCGGCCGGCCTGCGCATCTGGTGCGGCGCCACGGTCGATACGGCCGATATCGAAGCGCTCGGCCCCTGGCTTGACTGGGCCTATGCCCAGCTGACCGCCAACTCCTAA
- a CDS encoding extensin family protein, with amino-acid sequence MTRKIALILSALALSGCSMLPSTQGGDPQARRTRSQPAPVAVSPATRQCLSGLAQLGAEYTPLPDRYLDQGCTNLDTVQLYALRSDLSDVAISNLGPVTCGVTEAFAGWTRYGVDRAARQILGSPLRSIETFGSYNCRNVAGTGRRSAHSTAAAIDVAAFVLMDGRRITVKNDWHGGTSDERRFLRTIQQSACKRFDTVLGPEYNRAHEDHLHIEGVIDGKSYCR; translated from the coding sequence ATGACCCGCAAGATCGCCCTGATCCTGTCCGCCCTCGCCCTTTCGGGATGTTCGATGCTGCCCAGCACACAAGGCGGCGATCCACAGGCGCGCAGGACGCGCAGCCAGCCTGCGCCCGTGGCGGTCAGCCCGGCGACACGCCAATGCCTTTCCGGGCTGGCACAGCTGGGCGCGGAATATACTCCGCTGCCCGATCGCTATCTCGATCAGGGATGCACCAATCTGGACACGGTGCAACTCTATGCCTTGCGATCGGATCTTTCGGACGTGGCCATATCGAATCTCGGCCCCGTGACCTGCGGCGTGACCGAAGCCTTTGCCGGCTGGACCCGTTACGGCGTGGACCGCGCGGCGCGGCAGATACTCGGCTCCCCCCTCCGCAGTATCGAGACTTTCGGCAGTTATAATTGCCGCAACGTGGCCGGAACGGGCCGCCGCTCGGCCCATTCAACAGCCGCCGCGATCGACGTTGCCGCCTTCGTCCTGATGGATGGCCGCCGTATCACGGTGAAGAATGACTGGCACGGCGGCACATCGGACGAACGCCGCTTCCTGCGCACGATCCAGCAAAGCGCCTGCAAGCGTTTCGACACAGTGCTGGGCCCCGAATATAACCGCGCGCATGAAGACCATCTTCATATCGAAGGCGTCATCGATGGTAAGAGCTATTGCCGCTGA
- a CDS encoding response regulator transcription factor, whose protein sequence is MERTILHIVGGQSRSRAEQARIAFALGHHAEIYGDLDELLLKPPRSGLVMAADSIEAGGGAGIIRILRDHGVGLPVVITANEPHASDIVSAIKAGALDYLGLPLEMGDFARRLSRIQAEAEQLAETYRFEIEARQLLSKLSGRQLEVLRLLSEGCSNKEIARVLGISPRTVEIHRANMMAKLRANHAADAVRLWLAALPSPVSSEQDTLELAGRQREGEASLTIMPDNNPYAAPARSVSGNSSYHR, encoded by the coding sequence ATGGAACGGACAATTTTACACATCGTAGGCGGCCAGAGCCGCTCTCGCGCCGAACAGGCCCGCATCGCCTTTGCCCTCGGGCATCATGCGGAAATCTATGGGGATCTGGATGAATTGCTGCTCAAGCCGCCCCGCTCGGGGTTGGTTATGGCAGCCGATTCCATCGAGGCGGGGGGCGGCGCCGGCATCATCCGGATTTTGCGCGACCATGGCGTTGGCCTGCCCGTTGTCATCACGGCCAACGAACCGCATGCGTCGGATATAGTCTCCGCGATCAAGGCAGGGGCGCTGGATTATCTCGGACTGCCCCTGGAAATGGGCGATTTCGCTCGCCGGCTGTCTCGTATCCAGGCAGAGGCCGAACAGCTTGCCGAAACCTATCGTTTTGAAATCGAGGCGCGCCAATTGCTGAGCAAGTTGAGCGGCCGCCAGCTGGAAGTGCTCCGCCTGCTGAGCGAAGGCTGTTCCAACAAGGAAATTGCCCGGGTCCTGGGCATCAGCCCGCGAACCGTCGAAATTCACCGCGCCAACATGATGGCAAAGCTGAGAGCCAACCATGCGGCGGATGCGGTGCGGCTTTGGCTGGCCGCCCTGCCGTCCCCCGTCAGCAGCGAACAGGACACGCTCGAGCTTGCGGGCAGGCAGCGGGAAGGGGAGGCCAGCCTGACCATCATGCCCGACAACAATCCCTATGCCGCGCCGGCCAGGTCAGTCAGCGGCAATAGCTCTTACCATCGATGA
- a CDS encoding proteasome-type protease: protein MTYCVGLMLDKGLVLMSDTRTNSGVDNISVFRKMFHWSVPGERIISVMTAGNLATTQAVISRLEERSKTPDERQNSLLELPTMFQVAVETGKLLRDTVKETQSGNGQSGGGRFAASMIVAGQIKGMEPRLFLIYPEGNFIEASFDTPFFQIGETKYGRPILVRAYDRAMSFEDAVKLLMVSFDSTLKANLSVGLPLDLLVIERDKLEIVHERRVEQGDPYFESISSSWSDALKTAFNSLPDYNMRQDAE, encoded by the coding sequence ATGACGTATTGCGTAGGGCTGATGCTCGACAAGGGGCTCGTTCTCATGAGCGACACCCGCACCAATTCCGGCGTCGACAATATCTCCGTATTTCGCAAGATGTTCCACTGGTCGGTACCGGGGGAACGGATCATTTCCGTGATGACCGCGGGCAATCTGGCCACGACCCAGGCGGTGATCAGCCGGCTGGAAGAACGCAGCAAGACACCGGATGAGCGGCAGAATTCTTTGCTGGAACTGCCCACCATGTTCCAGGTGGCGGTGGAAACCGGCAAGTTGCTGCGCGATACGGTGAAAGAAACCCAGTCGGGCAATGGCCAGTCAGGCGGGGGCCGTTTCGCCGCTTCCATGATCGTGGCCGGCCAGATCAAGGGGATGGAGCCGCGCCTGTTCCTGATCTACCCCGAAGGCAATTTCATCGAAGCGAGTTTCGACACGCCCTTCTTCCAGATCGGCGAGACGAAATATGGCCGCCCGATCCTGGTTCGCGCCTATGATCGGGCGATGAGTTTCGAAGACGCGGTGAAGCTCCTGATGGTCAGCTTCGATTCCACGCTCAAGGCCAATCTGTCGGTCGGTCTTCCGCTCGATCTGCTGGTAATCGAACGTGACAAGCTCGAAATCGTGCATGAACGGCGCGTCGAACAGGGCGATCCCTATTTCGAATCCATCTCCTCCAGCTGGAGCGATGCGTTGAAGACGGCGTTCAATTCCTTGCCGGATTACAACATGCGACAGGATGCGGAATAG
- a CDS encoding alpha-E domain-containing protein, whose amino-acid sequence MLGRTANGIFWMYRYLERAENTARLLAAGHRMTLTRGGDAANQEWRSILTTLGLLQAYNEHYEDYTGAHVCDFVLRARVNPESVLSMFERARMNARSCRSAITAEVWEAVNEGWMSLSDLLARQVRESNLGMALGAIRRESTLARGATYGSMLRNETYAFARLGTFLERADNTARILDIKYYLLLPSLSYVGTALDSGQWDNVLRSLSGERAYRWLNAGRMDARSIADFLILDDRFPRSLSFCLTEMRENLAKLERMHGGDGPAHEAIRAVDTKLLGKTVEDIFDRGLHEFLVDFISANQTVASSIAEQYRFIA is encoded by the coding sequence TTGCTAGGCCGCACCGCCAACGGCATCTTCTGGATGTACCGCTATCTGGAGCGGGCCGAGAACACGGCCAGGCTGCTGGCCGCGGGCCACCGCATGACGCTGACCCGCGGCGGCGATGCCGCCAACCAGGAATGGCGGTCCATCCTGACCACTCTGGGCCTGTTGCAGGCCTATAACGAACATTACGAAGATTATACCGGCGCGCATGTCTGCGATTTCGTGCTGCGGGCCAGGGTCAATCCCGAAAGCGTGCTGTCCATGTTCGAACGGGCACGGATGAATGCCCGCTCCTGCCGTTCGGCCATCACTGCCGAAGTGTGGGAAGCGGTCAATGAAGGCTGGATGAGCCTGAGCGATCTGCTGGCGCGGCAGGTGCGGGAAAGCAATCTGGGCATGGCGCTGGGCGCGATCCGGCGCGAATCCACACTGGCGCGCGGTGCGACCTATGGTTCCATGCTGCGCAACGAGACTTATGCCTTCGCCCGTCTGGGCACATTTCTGGAACGGGCTGACAACACGGCGCGCATTCTCGATATCAAATATTACCTGCTGCTCCCTTCGCTCTCCTATGTCGGGACCGCACTGGATAGCGGGCAATGGGACAATGTGCTGCGTTCGCTTTCGGGGGAGCGCGCCTATCGCTGGCTCAATGCCGGACGGATGGATGCGCGGTCCATCGCCGATTTCCTGATCCTGGACGATCGCTTCCCCCGCAGCCTTTCCTTCTGCCTGACTGAAATGCGGGAAAATCTGGCCAAGCTGGAACGGATGCATGGCGGGGACGGGCCCGCGCATGAAGCGATCCGCGCGGTGGATACCAAGCTGCTGGGCAAGACGGTGGAGGATATTTTCGATCGGGGCCTGCACGAATTCCTGGTGGATTTCATCTCCGCAAACCAGACCGTGGCCAGTTCCATTGCCGAACAATATCGCTTCATAGCCTGA
- a CDS encoding circularly permuted type 2 ATP-grasp protein yields the protein MNAPGPAQFDEMHEADGSVRDAYREYEKWLNEQDSAGMRRKGFEAESFFRRTGITFNVYGDNDAEERLIPFDMVPRIITGREWRHLSRGIEQRVRALNAFMHDLYHRQEIIRSGRLPERLFRHNNAWLPQMVGFTPPGGVYTHIVGIDLVRTGADEFMVLEDNARTPSGVSYMLENRETMMAMFPELFSRIKVQQVSDYPRRLGKSLAACAPPRASSNPRVAVLTPGIYNSAYFEHAFLADQMGAELVEGSDLRVVDGRVQMRTTCGFEPIDVLYRRVDDEFLDPLTFNPDSVLGVPGIMDVYRDGGITIANAPGTGVADDKAIYSFMPEIVEFYTGEQPLLPNVQTWRCADPDSLKYVLENLPELVVKEVHGSGGYGMLIGPTSSKKELAQFRKKLEAAPENYIAQPTLSLSTCPIFTRKGLAPRHVDLRPFVLVSPEGVDITPGGLTRVALKKGSLVVNSSQGGGTKDSWVLDD from the coding sequence ATGAACGCACCAGGCCCCGCCCAGTTCGATGAAATGCATGAAGCCGATGGCTCGGTTCGCGACGCATATCGCGAATATGAGAAGTGGCTGAACGAACAGGATTCGGCCGGTATGCGCCGCAAGGGGTTTGAAGCGGAAAGCTTCTTCCGCCGCACCGGCATCACCTTCAATGTCTACGGGGACAATGACGCCGAAGAACGGCTGATCCCCTTCGATATGGTTCCCCGCATCATTACGGGGCGCGAATGGCGGCACCTTTCCCGCGGAATCGAACAGCGGGTGAGGGCGCTCAACGCCTTCATGCACGATCTATATCACCGGCAGGAAATCATCCGCTCCGGCCGGCTGCCCGAACGGTTGTTCCGCCACAATAACGCCTGGCTGCCGCAGATGGTGGGCTTCACACCGCCCGGCGGAGTCTACACCCATATCGTCGGGATCGATCTGGTCCGCACCGGGGCGGACGAATTCATGGTGCTGGAAGACAATGCCCGCACACCATCGGGCGTCAGCTATATGCTCGAAAACCGCGAAACCATGATGGCGATGTTCCCCGAACTGTTCAGCCGTATCAAGGTGCAGCAGGTTTCGGACTATCCGCGCCGCCTGGGCAAGAGCCTGGCCGCCTGCGCACCGCCGCGTGCCTCCAGCAATCCGCGCGTCGCCGTGCTGACCCCGGGCATCTACAATTCCGCCTATTTCGAACACGCTTTCCTGGCGGACCAGATGGGCGCCGAACTGGTAGAAGGCAGCGATCTGCGGGTGGTGGATGGCCGTGTGCAGATGCGCACGACTTGCGGCTTCGAACCGATCGACGTGCTCTATCGCCGCGTGGATGATGAATTCCTCGATCCGCTGACCTTCAATCCCGACAGCGTTCTGGGCGTGCCGGGGATCATGGATGTCTATCGCGATGGCGGGATCACCATCGCCAATGCGCCGGGCACGGGCGTGGCGGACGACAAGGCGATCTATTCCTTCATGCCGGAAATCGTGGAATTCTATACCGGTGAACAGCCGCTGCTGCCCAATGTGCAGACCTGGCGCTGTGCCGATCCGGACAGTCTGAAATATGTGCTGGAAAACCTGCCCGAACTGGTGGTGAAGGAAGTCCACGGTTCCGGCGGTTACGGGATGTTGATCGGCCCGACCTCTTCGAAGAAGGAACTGGCCCAATTCCGCAAGAAGCTGGAGGCAGCGCCGGAAAACTACATCGCGCAGCCCACGCTTTCGCTGTCCACCTGCCCGATCTTCACCCGCAAGGGGCTGGCGCCGCGCCATGTCGATCTGCGGCCCTTCGTGCTCGTTTCGCCAGAAGGGGTGGACATCACGCCCGGCGGCCTGACGCGCGTCGCGCTGAAGAAGGGATCGCTGGTCGTCAATTCCAGCCAGGGCGGCGGCACGAAAGACAGCTGGGTTCTGGACGACTGA
- a CDS encoding transglutaminase family protein — MRLAISHTTRYRFTEPVAHGLQRLRLTPKATQGQQILDWSMEYSGAREEISYDDQNFNHVTLVSVREGASEVVINCRGTVDTEDKAGVIGHHAGHLPLWGFLGHTPLTRPGSRVRQLLSSVERSEEGMVPTLHNLSAAIRERVAYETGKTHVHTTAEDALADGFGVCQDHAHIFIAAARALEIPARYVSGYLMMDDRVDQEATHAWAEAYVQGLGWVGFDISNGISPDPRYVRVATGRDYRDAAPVTGISFGAVTEDLHVHLAVQQQTVEQ, encoded by the coding sequence ATGCGCCTCGCCATCAGTCACACTACCCGCTACCGTTTCACAGAGCCGGTTGCCCACGGGCTGCAGCGGCTGCGCCTGACGCCCAAGGCCACGCAGGGGCAGCAGATCCTGGACTGGTCGATGGAATATTCGGGCGCCCGGGAAGAAATTTCCTATGACGATCAGAACTTCAATCATGTGACGCTTGTTTCCGTGCGCGAAGGGGCATCGGAAGTGGTCATCAACTGCCGTGGCACCGTCGACACGGAAGACAAGGCCGGGGTGATCGGCCATCACGCGGGTCATCTGCCGCTTTGGGGTTTTCTGGGCCATACGCCGCTGACCAGGCCGGGCAGCCGCGTGCGGCAATTATTGTCCTCTGTCGAACGTAGCGAAGAAGGCATGGTGCCTACCTTGCACAATCTGTCCGCCGCGATCCGTGAACGCGTGGCCTATGAAACCGGCAAGACCCATGTGCATACCACGGCGGAAGACGCGCTGGCCGATGGTTTTGGCGTGTGCCAGGACCACGCCCATATCTTCATCGCGGCAGCAAGGGCCCTGGAAATTCCCGCCCGCTATGTCAGCGGCTATCTGATGATGGATGATCGGGTTGACCAGGAAGCGACCCATGCATGGGCGGAAGCCTATGTCCAGGGGCTGGGCTGGGTCGGATTCGATATTTCCAACGGAATAAGTCCGGATCCGCGCTATGTCCGTGTGGCGACCGGGCGCGATTATCGCGATGCGGCACCTGTCACAGGCATCAGTTTCGGCGCAGTGACGGAAGATCTCCACGTCCACCTTGCCGTGCAGCAGCAAACGGTGGAACAATAG
- the serA gene encoding phosphoglycerate dehydrogenase, with amino-acid sequence MTKPKVLISDKMDPNAARIFEERGCEVDVITGKTPEELKEIIGQYDGLAIRSSTRVTQEILDAATNLKVIGRAGIGVDNVDIPYASAKGVVVMNTPFGNSITTAEHAIAMIMSLARQIPEANELTQKGEWPKSKFMGVEVTGKTLGLIGAGNIGAIVASRALGLRMKVIAYDPFLTPERAVEMGVEKVDLETLVTRADFITLHTPLTDETRNILSRERLEKCKKGVRIVNCARGGLIDELALKDLLDSGHVAGAALDVFAEEPAKENPLFGTPNFICTPHLGASTTEAQVNVALQVAEQMSDFLVNGGVTNALNMPSLSAEEAPKLKPYMALAEKIGSLVGQLAHGDLPKISIETEGAAAQLNQKPIVGAVLAGLMKRFSSSVNMVNAPFLAKERGIEVREVRNENQGTYQTLVRVTVATSAGDRSVAGTLFANREPRLVEIFGIGIEADLDGRMLYIVNDDVPGFIGRIGSLLGEAGINIGTFHLGRRETGGEAVLLLSVDQPIPADVIARAQELEGVKMVKALTF; translated from the coding sequence ATGACCAAGCCCAAAGTCCTTATTTCCGACAAGATGGACCCTAATGCCGCTCGTATTTTTGAAGAGCGCGGCTGCGAAGTCGATGTAATCACCGGCAAGACGCCGGAGGAACTGAAGGAAATCATCGGCCAGTATGATGGCCTTGCGATCCGTTCCTCGACCAGGGTGACGCAGGAAATCCTCGATGCCGCGACCAATCTGAAAGTGATCGGCCGCGCGGGCATCGGGGTCGACAATGTCGATATTCCCTATGCCTCTGCAAAGGGCGTGGTGGTGATGAACACGCCGTTCGGCAATTCGATCACCACGGCCGAACATGCGATCGCCATGATCATGTCCCTGGCGCGCCAGATCCCCGAAGCGAACGAACTGACCCAGAAGGGCGAATGGCCCAAGAGCAAGTTCATGGGCGTGGAAGTGACCGGCAAGACGCTGGGCCTGATCGGCGCCGGCAATATCGGCGCCATCGTTGCATCGCGCGCGCTTGGCCTGCGGATGAAAGTCATCGCCTATGACCCGTTCCTCACCCCGGAACGTGCCGTGGAAATGGGCGTGGAAAAGGTCGATCTGGAAACGCTGGTGACGCGTGCGGATTTCATCACGCTGCACACGCCGCTGACTGACGAGACGCGCAACATCCTCAGCCGCGAACGGCTGGAAAAGTGCAAGAAGGGCGTGCGGATCGTGAACTGCGCCCGCGGCGGCCTGATCGACGAACTGGCGCTGAAGGACCTGCTCGACAGCGGCCATGTGGCCGGTGCTGCGCTGGACGTGTTTGCCGAAGAACCGGCCAAGGAAAACCCGCTGTTCGGCACGCCGAATTTCATCTGTACCCCGCATCTGGGCGCATCCACCACCGAAGCGCAGGTCAATGTCGCGCTGCAGGTGGCCGAACAGATGAGCGATTTCCTCGTCAATGGCGGCGTCACCAATGCGCTGAACATGCCCAGCCTCAGCGCGGAAGAAGCGCCGAAGCTCAAGCCCTACATGGCGCTGGCGGAAAAGATCGGTTCGCTGGTCGGCCAGCTTGCCCATGGCGATCTGCCGAAGATCAGCATCGAGACGGAAGGCGCCGCTGCCCAGCTGAACCAGAAGCCGATAGTCGGCGCGGTTCTGGCCGGCTTGATGAAGCGTTTCTCCTCCAGCGTTAACATGGTCAACGCACCCTTCCTGGCGAAGGAACGCGGGATCGAAGTGCGCGAAGTGCGCAACGAGAACCAGGGCACTTACCAGACCCTGGTGCGCGTGACCGTGGCAACCAGTGCGGGCGACCGGTCCGTTGCCGGCACGCTGTTCGCCAATCGCGAACCGCGCCTGGTCGAAATCTTCGGCATCGGCATCGAAGCAGATCTGGACGGTCGTATGCTCTATATCGTCAATGACGACGTGCCGGGCTTTATCGGTCGCATCGGTTCGCTGCTGGGCGAAGCCGGCATCAATATCGGCACGTTCCACCTTGGCCGCCGTGAAACCGGTGGCGAGGCCGTGCTGCTGTTGAGTGTCGACCAGCCGATCCCGGCGGATGTTATTGCCCGCGCGCAGGAGCTCGAGGGCGTGAAAATGGTGAAGGCGCTGACCTTCTGA